The proteins below are encoded in one region of Paramisgurnus dabryanus chromosome 2, PD_genome_1.1, whole genome shotgun sequence:
- the LOC135743651 gene encoding sodium/potassium/calcium exchanger 1-like, which translates to MNQSNRRRLRSCKTLSVILVTLVCWICWLSVSRNHEVWKRTIKEEETDLHSPHVQKSSYESRTDLAMSPSIRIHKDYSRCIYIEPNPNLTANSTQTSTLTKAPTEQESPPRPGEAPHRTAYYPEDLFTLEERRHGWVLLHISAMIYMFFALVIVCEEFLVPALGILTEKLHIPEDLAGVNFMAAGGFAPGFFISLVGLFLSSSNVGIGVAVGSGFFNILAVMGAFAVFSDETLSLTWWPLCRDVTFYTCDLFILLGVFLDDIITWWEIVLLLLGCLVYVMTIKYNELLEDIFTFYLQKHNNIAKVLAIDEPEKMTACLSCGGYCSFSMPFEIGDERGRGSDFLRNCTSRKTVYQLIIDATNPLREGVSKKKHDVKSAQSNLTEASRHDDEEQQTTESESSEEDEDDDDDDNNSGDDDSDFSSDEEDSSGDDDDEGATDLALSLKWPVEKRKQAPYVVLLPITGCLWLTLPDPRRQASKQYFMGTLFGSFLWIGLFSYFLLCLSHWVCETLGLSEDAMALTVLAAGVSVPNLLTAVIMAHNGLGGTAVSNSVGTNVFDVTAGLPVSWLMLSVFSRESVVTVNSNGIFFIILLMIFTLISGVSCVAAFHWRMNKRLGCVMLMSYFLFLFLSVMLV; encoded by the exons ATGAATCAGTCCAACAGGAGAAGATTGAGGTCCTGCAAAACCCTCAGTGTTATCCTGGTGACTCTTGTTTGTTGGATCTGTTGGCTTTCAGTGAGCAGGAATCATGAGGTCTGGAAGAGAACCATTAAAGAAGAAGAAACAGATCTTCATTCTCCGCACGTACAGAAGTCCTCTTATGAGTCCAGAACTGATTTAGCCATGAGTCCCTCCATCAGAATACACAAGGATTATTCAAGATGCATTTACATAGAGCCAAACCCCAACCTTACCGCCAACTCCACCCAAACCTCCACTCTCACCAAAGCCCCTACAGAACAAGAAAGCCCACCAAGACCTGGAGAAGCTCCTCACAGGACAGCGTATTACCCAGAAGATCTCTTTACGTTAGAAGAGCGCAGACACGGCTGGGTCCTTCTTCATATCTCTGCTATGATTTATATGTTCTTCGCTTTAGTCATCGTATGTGAGGAGTTCCTCGTTCCAGCTCTTGGGATCCTGACAGAAAAACTCCACATCCCAGAAGATCTCGCAGGTGTGAACTTCATGGCCGCTGGAGGTTTTGCACCCGGTTTCTTCATCTCACTCGTCGGGCTGTTTCTCTCCAGCAGTAACGTTGGTATTGGAGTCGCCGTGGGTTCTGGATTTTTCAACATCCTCGCTGTTATGGGTGCGTTTGCAGTGTTCTCAGATGAGACTCTCAGTTTGACCTGGTGGCCATTATGTAGAGATGTGACCTTCTACACGTGTGACCTGTTCATCCTGCTTGGGGTTTTCCTAGATGACATCATCACATGGTGGGAAATTGTGTTGCTTCTGCTGGGGTGTTTGGTGTATGTGATGACCATAAAATACAATGAACTGCTAGAagatattttcacattttaccTTCAGAAACACAACAACATTGCTAAAGTTTTGGCCATTGATGAACCTGAGAAG ATGACggcatgtttgtcctgtggtggctactgtAGCTTTTCTATGCCTTTTGAAATTGGGGATGAGCG GGGACGAGGATCAGACTTTCTGCGTAACTGCACCTCACGCAAGACCGTTTATCAGCTTATTATAGATGCCACCAATCCACTTAGagaag GTGTCAGCAAGAAGAAACATGATGTTAAATCTGCACAGTCAAACCTAACAGAGGCTTCCAGACACGATGATGAAGAACAGCAG ACCACAGAGTCTGAGAGCAGTGAGgaggatgaagatgatgatgatgatgacaatAACAGTGGTGATGATGACAGTGATTTCTCCAGTGATGAAGAAGACAGTagtggtgatgatgatgatgaaggtGCCACTGATTTGGCACTGTCTCTCAAATGGCCAGTGGAGAAACGTAAACAGGCTCCATATGTTGTTTTGTTGCCCATCACAGGCTGTCTGTGGTTAACCCTTCCTGATCCCCGCAGACAG GCTTCAAAGCAGTATTTTATGGGCACATTGTTTGGATCTTTCCTGTGGATTGGACTGTTCTCCTATTTCTTGCTGTGTTTGTCTCATTGG GTGTGTGAAACTCTTGGTTTATCTGAGGATGCGATGGCTCTGACCGTCCTGGCAGCAGGTGTCTCGGTACCCAATCTCCTCACTGCCGTTATAATGGCACACAACGGTTTGGGTGGCACAGCTGTGTCTAACTCTGTGGGTACCAACGTGTTTGACGTCACTGCCGG ACTGCCGGTGTCGTGGCTGATGTTATCTGTGTTCAGTAGAGAGTCTGTGGTGACGGTAAACAGTAATGGGATCTTCTTCATCATTCTTCTGATGATCTTCACGTTGATTTCTGGAGTCTCCTGCGTTGCTGCTTTTCACTGGAGGATGAACAAACGTTTGGGTTGTGTTATGCTGATGTCATATTTCCTCTTCCTGTTTCTGAGTGTGATGTTAGTATGA